In Denitratisoma sp. DHT3, one DNA window encodes the following:
- the infB gene encoding translation initiation factor IF-2 — translation MAQMSVAQFATELKMPAAALLEQLEKAGVAKAAAGDLLTEQDKTRLLEYLRRSHGETAPKAKITLTRKQTSEIKSADSTGKARTIQVEVRKKRVLVKRDAPEAAAPAGAAELPAAAPAPEVEAPVAAAPEAPAMPEPVAPEPVAPAVVEAEAAPEPVPAPEPEPVPAPEPEPVAAAPAPTPTPAPASAPERRLVKAAAPARAPVIDDAQRAIREAEAVRHAKLSAIQAAELKEKQEREARARAEAEKRLAQQQAELAKKAAAQAAPGVSGTLHKPAARPESEKKPEKKAKEQPASSWKDDAAKRRGGLKTRGDTGGGAGGWRGGPRGRQGGRQGQGEQAAPQQVEAIVRDVHVPETISVADLAHKMAVKAAEVIKTLMKMGMMVTINQQLDQETAMIVVEELGHKAFAAKLDDPDAFLDEHHHEEHKDAELLPRAPVVTVMGHVDHGKTSLLDYIRRAKVAVGEAGGITQHIGAYHVETARGTITFLDTPGHEAFTAMRARGAKATDIVILVVAADDGVMPQTKEAIHHAKAANVPLVVAVNKIDKPDANPDRVKQELVAEGVVPEEYGGDSPFVPVSAKTGQGIDDLLENVLLQAEVLELTAPKDTPAKGLVIEARLDKGKGPVATVLVQSGTLRQGDVLLAGQVYGRVRAMLDENGKPIKEAGPSIPVEIQGLSDVPAAGDEAMGLMDERKAREIALFRQGKFRDVRLAKQQAAKLESMFEQMGEGEVKSLALIVKADVQGSQEALVHALVKLSTDEVRVNVIHAAVGGISESDVNLASASKAVIIGFNTRADAGARKAAEAFGVDIRYYNIIYDAVDEVKSAMSGMLAPEKRENVIGMVEIRQVFRIPKVGAVAGCMVTSGVVRRNAHIRLLRDNVVVHSGELDSLKRFKDDVKEVREGFECGLSIRNFSDINEGDQLEVFEIQEVARTL, via the coding sequence ATGGCACAAATGAGCGTTGCCCAATTCGCGACGGAACTGAAAATGCCGGCAGCCGCACTGCTGGAACAACTGGAGAAGGCCGGCGTGGCCAAGGCCGCTGCCGGCGATCTGTTGACCGAGCAGGACAAGACACGCCTGCTCGAATATCTGCGCCGTTCGCATGGCGAAACGGCGCCCAAGGCCAAGATCACGCTGACGCGCAAGCAGACCAGCGAGATCAAGTCGGCGGATTCCACCGGCAAGGCCCGCACCATCCAGGTGGAGGTGCGCAAGAAGCGGGTGCTGGTGAAGCGCGATGCCCCAGAAGCGGCGGCTCCCGCCGGCGCTGCCGAGTTGCCTGCGGCAGCCCCTGCGCCGGAGGTCGAAGCGCCGGTCGCCGCCGCGCCCGAGGCGCCGGCCATGCCGGAGCCCGTGGCGCCCGAGCCTGTCGCGCCCGCAGTCGTCGAGGCCGAGGCTGCACCGGAGCCTGTTCCCGCGCCGGAACCCGAGCCCGTGCCTGCACCGGAACCCGAGCCCGTCGCGGCAGCGCCGGCTCCAACCCCGACCCCTGCACCTGCGTCTGCTCCGGAGCGGCGTCTGGTGAAGGCGGCCGCGCCGGCACGGGCACCGGTGATCGATGATGCCCAGCGGGCGATCCGCGAAGCCGAGGCCGTCCGGCATGCCAAGCTTTCCGCTATCCAGGCGGCCGAACTGAAGGAAAAGCAGGAGCGCGAGGCCCGCGCCCGGGCCGAGGCCGAGAAACGGCTGGCCCAGCAGCAGGCCGAGTTGGCCAAGAAGGCGGCAGCCCAGGCGGCGCCCGGTGTGTCCGGTACCTTGCACAAGCCGGCAGCCAGGCCCGAGAGCGAGAAGAAACCGGAAAAGAAAGCCAAGGAACAGCCTGCCTCCAGCTGGAAGGATGATGCCGCCAAGCGGCGCGGCGGGCTCAAGACCCGCGGCGATACCGGTGGTGGCGCCGGCGGCTGGCGCGGCGGTCCACGCGGCCGGCAGGGCGGGCGGCAGGGCCAGGGCGAGCAGGCCGCGCCTCAGCAGGTGGAGGCCATCGTGCGCGATGTGCATGTGCCGGAAACCATCAGCGTCGCCGACCTGGCACACAAGATGGCGGTGAAGGCGGCCGAGGTCATCAAGACTTTGATGAAGATGGGCATGATGGTGACCATCAACCAGCAGCTGGACCAGGAAACCGCGATGATCGTGGTGGAAGAACTGGGCCACAAGGCTTTTGCCGCCAAGCTGGACGATCCGGACGCCTTCCTCGACGAGCACCATCATGAAGAGCACAAGGATGCCGAATTGCTGCCGCGCGCTCCCGTGGTGACCGTGATGGGCCACGTGGACCACGGCAAGACCTCCTTGCTCGACTATATCCGCCGCGCCAAGGTGGCGGTGGGCGAGGCCGGCGGCATTACCCAGCATATCGGCGCCTACCATGTGGAGACGGCGCGGGGGACGATCACTTTCCTCGACACGCCGGGCCACGAGGCTTTTACCGCGATGCGCGCGCGCGGCGCCAAGGCGACCGACATCGTGATCCTGGTGGTGGCGGCCGATGACGGCGTGATGCCGCAGACCAAGGAAGCGATCCACCATGCCAAGGCCGCGAACGTGCCGCTGGTGGTGGCGGTCAACAAGATCGACAAGCCCGACGCCAATCCGGATCGGGTCAAGCAGGAACTGGTGGCCGAGGGCGTGGTGCCCGAGGAATACGGCGGCGATTCGCCTTTCGTGCCGGTGTCTGCCAAGACCGGCCAGGGCATCGACGACCTGCTGGAAAACGTGCTGCTGCAGGCCGAGGTGCTGGAGCTGACGGCGCCCAAGGACACGCCGGCCAAGGGCCTGGTGATCGAGGCGCGGCTGGACAAGGGCAAGGGCCCGGTAGCGACGGTGCTGGTGCAGTCCGGTACCTTGCGCCAGGGCGACGTGCTGCTGGCGGGCCAGGTCTACGGCCGGGTCCGCGCGATGCTGGACGAGAACGGCAAGCCGATCAAGGAAGCCGGTCCCTCCATTCCGGTGGAAATCCAGGGTCTTTCCGACGTGCCCGCCGCCGGCGACGAGGCCATGGGCCTCATGGACGAGCGCAAGGCGCGGGAAATCGCCCTGTTCCGCCAGGGCAAGTTCCGCGACGTGCGTCTGGCCAAGCAGCAGGCCGCCAAGCTGGAGTCGATGTTCGAGCAAATGGGCGAGGGCGAGGTCAAGTCGCTGGCCCTGATCGTCAAGGCCGACGTGCAGGGCTCCCAGGAGGCGTTGGTGCATGCCCTGGTCAAGCTCTCCACCGACGAGGTGCGGGTCAATGTGATCCATGCCGCCGTGGGCGGAATCAGCGAGTCCGACGTCAATCTGGCCTCGGCCTCCAAGGCGGTCATCATCGGCTTCAACACTCGCGCCGATGCGGGCGCGCGCAAGGCCGCGGAAGCGTTCGGCGTGGACATCCGCTACTACAACATCATCTACGATGCGGTGGACGAGGTGAAGTCGGCCATGTCCGGGATGCTGGCGCCGGAGAAACGGGAGAACGTCATCGGCATGGTCGAGATCCGCCAGGTGTTCCGCATTCCCAAGGTGGGCGCGGTTGCCGGCTGCATGGTCACTTCCGGGGTGGTGCGGCGCAACGCCCACATCCGCCTGCTGCGCGACAATGTGGTGGTGCATAGCGGGGAACTGGACTCGCTCAAGCGCTTCAAGGACGATGTCAAGGAAGTTCGCGAAGGCTTCGAGTGCGGCCTTTCGATCAGGAACTTCTCCGACATCAACGAAGGCGATCAACTGGAAGTGTTCGAGATCCAGGAAGTCGCCCGGACCCTGTAA
- the rbfA gene encoding 30S ribosome-binding factor RbfA: MPNQRGFSRSDRVVEQIRRELADLIRLELKDPRVTLVTLTAVEITPDYAHAKVFYTTLADGEQRVEIERGLKRSAGFLRRELGRRVRIHHTPELHFVYDTSVERGAQLSQLIDAAVQSDKPQ, translated from the coding sequence ATGCCCAACCAGCGAGGTTTTTCCCGGTCGGACCGGGTCGTCGAGCAGATCCGCCGCGAACTGGCGGATCTGATTCGGCTCGAACTCAAGGACCCGCGGGTCACCCTGGTGACTCTGACCGCTGTGGAAATCACGCCGGATTACGCGCATGCCAAGGTGTTCTACACCACCCTGGCCGATGGGGAGCAGCGCGTGGAGATCGAGCGCGGGCTGAAGCGCAGCGCCGGCTTCCTGCGGCGCGAACTGGGGCGGCGGGTCCGCATCCACCATACGCCGGAACTGCATTTCGTCTACGACACCTCGGTCGAGCGCGGCGCCCAGCTTTCGCAGCTGATCGACGCCGCGGTCCAGTCGGACAAGCCTCAGTGA
- the truB gene encoding tRNA pseudouridine(55) synthase TruB has product MSAPRRPPRRPVDGVLLLDKPTGLTSNAALQKARWLLNAAKAGHTGTLDPLATGLLPLCFGEATKFAGELLDADKAYRATIRLGITTDTADAEGQVLETRPVQTGRDQLEAALVRFRGEIEQVPPMHSALKRDGKPLYEYARQGIEVERQPRRVTIHALDLLSFDGELAVVDVACSKGTYVRTLAADLGAVLECGAHLAALRRTRIGGLRVENAVTLEAFEALALEARDRCLAPPDTLVADLPVARLTAAESARVLHGQGVRWEGNAGDRWRYYGADGTFIGLGELSADGWLNPRRLIAASTTPR; this is encoded by the coding sequence GTGAGCGCTCCGCGTCGCCCTCCACGCCGTCCGGTGGATGGCGTGCTGCTGCTCGACAAGCCGACAGGGCTGACCTCCAATGCCGCCTTGCAGAAGGCCCGCTGGCTGCTGAACGCGGCCAAGGCGGGCCATACCGGCACGCTCGATCCTCTGGCGACCGGCCTCCTGCCCCTGTGTTTCGGCGAGGCCACCAAGTTCGCCGGCGAATTGCTGGACGCGGACAAGGCTTATCGGGCCACCATCCGCCTGGGTATCACCACCGACACCGCGGACGCCGAGGGCCAGGTGCTGGAAACACGCCCGGTGCAGACGGGGCGCGACCAACTGGAGGCGGCGCTGGTGCGCTTTCGTGGAGAGATCGAACAGGTACCGCCCATGCATTCGGCCCTGAAGCGAGACGGCAAGCCTCTTTACGAATATGCGCGGCAGGGTATCGAAGTGGAGCGCCAGCCGCGCCGGGTCACCATTCACGCCCTTGATCTGCTGTCTTTCGACGGGGAGCTGGCGGTGGTGGACGTGGCGTGCAGCAAAGGCACTTATGTGCGCACCCTGGCCGCCGATCTCGGCGCGGTGCTGGAGTGCGGAGCCCATCTGGCGGCGTTGCGCCGCACCCGCATCGGCGGCCTGCGCGTCGAGAACGCCGTGACGCTGGAGGCGTTCGAAGCGCTTGCGCTGGAAGCGCGGGATCGCTGCCTGGCGCCGCCCGACACCCTGGTGGCGGATCTGCCGGTGGCGCGATTGACGGCCGCCGAGAGCGCTCGGGTGCTGCATGGGCAGGGCGTGCGCTGGGAAGGTAACGCGGGCGACCGGTGGCGCTACTACGGGGCCGACGGGACTTTCATCGGCCTGGGCGAGCTTTCCGCCGACGGCTGGCTCAATCCCAGGCGCCTGATCGCGGCGTCCACGACGCCCCGCTGA